The following are encoded in a window of Algiphilus aromaticivorans DG1253 genomic DNA:
- a CDS encoding chemotaxis protein CheW codes for MSRQQSVFGVLLAQEGGDHLLLPNVAVLEVGNVFQPPPGSDSAPWWRGQRSFESGEVPVVDFERLNGGGGAEAGASRTRAIFVQTFGHMLQNPVVALLCRGHPHLVDVEPESLQPAPLAEGDRDDLVLCRARLGNTLVAVPDLDTLEAELAQAGVASR; via the coding sequence ATGAGTCGCCAGCAGAGTGTCTTCGGCGTGCTGCTGGCACAGGAAGGCGGCGATCACCTGCTGCTGCCCAACGTCGCGGTGCTGGAGGTGGGTAACGTCTTTCAGCCGCCGCCGGGCAGCGACTCGGCGCCCTGGTGGCGCGGGCAGCGCAGCTTCGAGAGCGGCGAGGTGCCGGTGGTGGACTTCGAGCGGCTCAACGGTGGCGGCGGCGCGGAAGCCGGCGCCAGCCGCACTCGCGCCATCTTCGTGCAGACCTTCGGCCACATGCTGCAGAACCCGGTGGTGGCGCTGCTCTGCCGTGGGCATCCGCACCTCGTCGACGTCGAGCCGGAATCACTGCAGCCGGCGCCGCTGGCAGAGGGCGATCGCGACGATCTGGTGCTCTGCCGGGCGCGCTTGGGTAACACGCTCGTTGCGGTGCCCGATCTCGATACACTGGAAGCCGAGCTGGCCCAGGCCGGCGTTGCCTCCCGCTAG
- a CDS encoding DUF4404 family protein, translating into MSHARIRELMQQLREALEQQDEEEVDEATLAELRALDADIEALLEEQEDAPDSDSIIERAAEAEAGFAARHPVAGGFLRQLIDTLSRMGI; encoded by the coding sequence ATGAGCCATGCCCGTATCCGGGAGCTGATGCAGCAGCTCCGAGAAGCCCTCGAGCAGCAGGACGAGGAAGAGGTCGATGAAGCCACGCTCGCCGAGCTGCGCGCGCTGGACGCCGATATCGAGGCGCTGCTCGAAGAGCAGGAGGATGCGCCCGATAGCGACTCCATCATCGAGCGCGCCGCCGAGGCGGAGGCCGGTTTCGCCGCACGCCACCCGGTGGCCGGCGGCTTCCTGCGCCAGCTGATCGACACGCTGTCGCGTATGGGTATCTGA
- a CDS encoding antibiotic biosynthesis monooxygenase family protein — MKFIFEVQVRPGTTIEDYAEVWQEASRIIQQAPGARGTYLHRKIGHPDKALAIAHWDSKVARDAMEQHVDADRMQQLIDSFSDRCDIRLIGEFEEPGWEVEPSN; from the coding sequence ATGAAATTCATCTTCGAAGTCCAGGTTCGTCCCGGCACGACAATCGAGGACTACGCGGAGGTATGGCAGGAAGCCAGCCGGATCATCCAGCAGGCACCCGGTGCGCGCGGCACCTATCTGCACCGCAAGATCGGCCATCCCGATAAGGCGCTCGCCATCGCGCACTGGGATTCCAAGGTCGCACGGGATGCCATGGAGCAGCATGTCGACGCCGACCGTATGCAGCAGCTCATCGACAGTTTCAGCGACCGCTGCGACATCCGCCTCATCGGCGAGTTCGAGGAGCCCGGATGGGAGGTGGAGCCCTCCAACTAG
- a CDS encoding glycosyltransferase family 2 protein produces the protein MLPARCYGPAPPALAPAAAPEHIEIVSHCWGYSRLLACQLAALIAHPPASVTVTMTVFHAQEDTATVDLLARIGAIRVPRVRWQWRSLPPPQLFRRSIGRNLAARATTADWIWFTDCDVVFGQGALDGLAVAVSGSRSPLVYPEIELATAVLDAASVAQAEPETLLSHADPARCTARRLTRATGPMQITRGDTARALGYCAAVEAFQQPARRWCKAHEDRVFRRQLRTAGTPLPVPAVYRLRHAEKGRDAGRERPLRRHLRRLRSAWQDRRRR, from the coding sequence ATGCTGCCCGCGCGCTGCTATGGGCCGGCGCCGCCGGCGCTGGCACCGGCGGCGGCGCCCGAGCACATCGAGATCGTCAGCCATTGCTGGGGCTACAGCCGTCTGCTGGCCTGCCAGCTCGCGGCGCTGATAGCGCACCCGCCTGCCTCGGTGACGGTGACGATGACGGTCTTCCACGCCCAGGAGGACACGGCCACCGTGGATTTGCTTGCGCGCATCGGCGCGATCAGGGTGCCCCGCGTGCGCTGGCAGTGGCGCAGCTTGCCGCCACCGCAGCTCTTTCGGCGCAGCATCGGGCGTAATCTCGCGGCGCGAGCGACCACCGCGGACTGGATCTGGTTCACCGACTGCGATGTCGTGTTCGGTCAAGGTGCCCTCGATGGGCTTGCCGTTGCCGTCAGTGGCAGCCGGAGCCCGCTGGTGTACCCCGAGATCGAGCTGGCGACGGCAGTGCTGGACGCCGCGAGCGTCGCGCAGGCCGAGCCCGAGACTCTGCTGAGCCACGCCGACCCGGCACGCTGCACGGCGCGCCGATTGACGCGCGCCACCGGGCCCATGCAGATCACCCGCGGTGATACGGCGCGGGCGCTCGGATACTGCGCCGCGGTCGAGGCCTTCCAGCAGCCGGCACGCCGGTGGTGCAAGGCGCACGAGGATCGTGTCTTCCGGCGTCAGCTGCGCACGGCAGGGACGCCGCTGCCGGTGCCCGCCGTCTACCGCCTGCGCCATGCTGAAAAGGGTCGCGACGCGGGGCGCGAGCGCCCCCTGCGCCGGCATCTTCGTCGCCTGCGCAGCGCCTGGCAGGACCGGCGTCGGCGCTGA
- a CDS encoding capsular polysaccharide export protein, LipB/KpsS family, producing the protein MRIQLFYNSPKARRYFRAIQSGLAEETVGLAPIGLAGGSALDNHDVSWIAAYSIERKRARPHLSDDRLARDTRVLHRVARWHYAAAWQRMARWRPDVVGVWGGQSVDARAVRAAAAALDIPCVLFETGLLPDSTTADARGVNAEASVPADPRFYEAYRCNAELPERCTPRKLPEGTPEPLPSRYVFVPFQVALDSQVLLYSPWIRGMSQLYWLLEGLMRDVPEPLHLVCKPHPSCSEPYRQLRRHAAGHPRLHIVEQHTSEALIRGAEGVLTLNSSVGIEGLLLGRPVLCLGEACYAIPGVAERARSPEAVRAWLSARANGIAVEAPLRRPFLNWLANEYVIPGSFRAPSVMHFESLRARLGEAARIRGAQSVEAVAAA; encoded by the coding sequence ATGCGGATCCAGCTTTTCTACAATTCGCCGAAGGCGCGCCGTTACTTTCGCGCGATCCAGTCTGGCCTGGCAGAAGAGACCGTCGGTCTGGCGCCCATCGGCTTGGCTGGTGGCAGCGCGCTCGACAATCACGATGTGAGCTGGATTGCTGCGTACAGCATCGAGCGCAAGCGGGCACGGCCGCATCTTTCGGACGACCGGCTGGCGCGAGATACACGTGTTCTGCATCGCGTCGCGCGTTGGCACTACGCGGCCGCATGGCAGCGTATGGCGCGCTGGCGTCCCGACGTCGTCGGCGTCTGGGGCGGCCAGAGCGTCGACGCCCGGGCGGTGCGCGCCGCAGCGGCGGCGCTCGATATTCCCTGTGTGCTGTTCGAGACCGGCTTGCTGCCCGACAGCACCACGGCCGATGCACGCGGCGTCAATGCCGAAGCTTCCGTGCCGGCCGATCCGCGCTTCTACGAGGCCTACCGTTGCAATGCGGAGTTACCGGAGCGTTGTACGCCGCGAAAGCTCCCCGAGGGGACGCCGGAGCCGTTGCCGAGTCGCTACGTTTTCGTCCCCTTTCAAGTGGCGCTGGACAGCCAGGTGCTGCTGTACTCGCCGTGGATCCGGGGCATGAGCCAGCTCTACTGGCTGCTCGAAGGCTTGATGCGTGACGTGCCGGAGCCGCTGCACCTGGTGTGCAAGCCACATCCGAGCTGCTCCGAGCCTTATCGGCAGCTGCGCCGGCACGCGGCCGGGCATCCGCGCCTGCACATCGTCGAGCAACACACATCAGAAGCTCTGATAAGGGGAGCCGAGGGCGTGCTTACCCTCAACTCCAGCGTTGGTATCGAGGGCCTTCTGCTGGGCCGCCCGGTGCTGTGTCTGGGTGAAGCCTGCTACGCCATCCCCGGGGTTGCCGAGCGTGCGCGCTCGCCGGAGGCGGTGCGGGCTTGGCTATCCGCGCGTGCCAATGGCATTGCCGTCGAGGCGCCGCTGCGCCGGCCCTTCCTCAACTGGCTGGCCAACGAGTACGTCATTCCAGGTAGCTTCCGCGCACCGAGTGTGATGCACTTCGAAAGTCTGCGCGCCCGTCTTGGTGAAGCCGCCCGCATCCGAGGCGCGCAGTCGGTCGAAGCAGTGGCTGCGGCATAG
- a CDS encoding IS30 family transposase translates to MTRRSYRHLSAEERAAIMLLAEQKVTTREISRRLGRSPSTISRECRRNALAGKAYDATAASAAYRQRRHRCGRHRKLQPGMPLWQYVHDRLIYFAWSPEQIACRLERMFPDESDWQISHETIYAAIYAHPKGALKKAMVEALRQHKPQRGQKRRTAAGKGGMVVPDDLRIVHRPEDVTQRKLPGHWEGDFIKGAYNRSAVGTVVERKTRFVVLCKMADCSADAALESFTRQMKKVPAFMRESFTYDRGSEMARHDELARRLKLDIWFADPYAPWQRGSNENINGLLRQFLPKGADLSSVSQTQLNDIARLLNGRPRKTLDWQTPEEVMAHEMAKFHESVALDS, encoded by the coding sequence ATGACAAGAAGAAGCTACCGCCATCTCTCGGCGGAGGAACGGGCGGCGATCATGCTCTTGGCTGAGCAGAAGGTTACGACGCGAGAGATCAGCCGGCGGTTGGGGCGCTCGCCGTCGACGATATCGCGCGAGTGTCGGCGCAATGCGTTGGCCGGCAAGGCGTACGACGCCACGGCAGCGAGTGCGGCCTACCGGCAGCGACGACATCGTTGCGGGCGGCATCGGAAGCTGCAACCCGGCATGCCGCTGTGGCAGTACGTCCACGACCGCCTGATCTATTTCGCCTGGTCGCCGGAGCAGATCGCCTGCAGACTGGAACGCATGTTTCCCGACGAATCTGACTGGCAGATCAGCCACGAGACCATTTACGCGGCCATCTACGCGCACCCCAAGGGGGCGCTGAAGAAGGCCATGGTCGAGGCGCTGCGCCAGCACAAGCCGCAGCGCGGCCAGAAACGGCGTACCGCCGCCGGCAAAGGCGGCATGGTGGTGCCGGACGATCTGCGCATCGTTCATCGCCCCGAGGATGTGACGCAGCGCAAACTGCCGGGCCATTGGGAAGGCGATTTCATCAAGGGCGCCTACAACCGCTCGGCTGTCGGCACCGTGGTCGAACGCAAGACGCGCTTCGTCGTGCTCTGCAAGATGGCCGACTGCAGCGCCGATGCGGCGCTGGAGAGCTTTACCCGTCAGATGAAGAAGGTCCCCGCCTTCATGCGCGAGAGCTTCACCTACGACCGGGGCAGCGAGATGGCGCGTCATGACGAGCTCGCCCGACGCCTGAAGCTCGACATCTGGTTCGCCGACCCGTACGCGCCTTGGCAGCGTGGCAGCAACGAAAACATCAACGGCCTGCTGCGCCAATTCCTGCCCAAGGGCGCCGACCTTTCCTCGGTCAGCCAGACCCAGCTCAACGACATCGCCCGCCTGCTCAACGGGCGACCACGCAAAACCCTGGACTGGCAAACGCCTGAAGAAGTCATGGCCCACGAAATGGCGAAATTTCACGAAAGCGTTGCACTTGATTCTTGA
- a CDS encoding ion transporter, whose protein sequence is MSLSIVDFLAVFPYYFFNDSQWVRALRFLRIFRLLRRSRALARFTEAFMEARSELMVFGTTAFIMLFVAAAGIYQFEHKAQPEVFSSIPESLWWAVVTLTTVGYGDVYPITPLGRLFTGLVMIIGLGVVAGLTGVIASALTHVREEEDDSEEEGKDKD, encoded by the coding sequence TTGAGTCTAAGCATCGTCGATTTCCTGGCGGTATTCCCTTACTACTTCTTCAACGACTCGCAGTGGGTGCGCGCGCTGCGCTTTCTGCGCATCTTTCGGCTGCTGCGGCGCAGCCGCGCACTGGCCCGCTTCACCGAGGCTTTCATGGAGGCCCGGAGCGAGCTGATGGTCTTCGGTACGACGGCCTTCATCATGCTCTTCGTCGCCGCCGCCGGTATCTATCAGTTCGAGCACAAGGCGCAGCCCGAAGTGTTCTCCTCCATTCCGGAGTCGCTGTGGTGGGCCGTCGTCACGCTGACGACCGTTGGCTACGGCGACGTCTACCCGATCACACCGCTCGGGCGGCTGTTCACCGGGCTGGTGATGATCATCGGCCTCGGCGTGGTCGCCGGCCTGACCGGCGTCATCGCCAGCGCGCTGACCCATGTTCGCGAGGAAGAGGACGACAGCGAGGAAGAGGGCAAGGACAAGGATTGA
- a CDS encoding BON domain-containing protein: MHKTLTSALLTTAMLVGVAPVYAEESADNEKQDSMFERVAESTGEYVAGAALTARVKTQLATESALSPFKVGVESTRGVVTLSGDVTSEAERRLAERIAEDVEGVVAVHNALRVSAEASKQ, from the coding sequence ATGCACAAGACCCTGACATCCGCCTTGCTTACCACTGCCATGCTGGTGGGTGTGGCGCCGGTCTACGCCGAGGAATCCGCCGACAACGAGAAGCAAGATTCGATGTTCGAGCGCGTCGCTGAAAGTACCGGGGAGTACGTTGCCGGTGCGGCGCTGACCGCGCGCGTCAAGACGCAGCTGGCCACCGAATCGGCGTTGAGTCCCTTCAAGGTCGGCGTCGAGTCGACTCGCGGTGTCGTGACGCTCAGCGGCGATGTCACTAGCGAGGCCGAGCGCCGGCTTGCCGAGCGTATCGCCGAAGACGTCGAAGGCGTCGTGGCCGTGCACAACGCGCTGCGCGTGAGCGCGGAAGCCAGCAAGCAATAG
- a CDS encoding DUF1289 domain-containing protein, translated as MTDAPTLLTRSPCTGVCSYNKRDVCKGCRRSRTEVKQWKRLGAMVRHEINLRALANGGKKVRRKLLKPFRD; from the coding sequence ATGACTGACGCCCCGACACTGCTCACGCGCAGTCCCTGCACCGGGGTCTGCAGCTACAACAAGCGCGACGTCTGCAAGGGCTGCCGGCGCAGCCGTACCGAGGTCAAGCAGTGGAAGCGCCTTGGTGCGATGGTGCGCCACGAGATCAATCTGCGCGCGCTCGCCAATGGCGGCAAGAAGGTGCGCCGCAAGCTGCTCAAGCCCTTCCGCGACTGA
- a CDS encoding DUF6492 family protein produces the protein MRYTGWHTQQISKLAAAAESVVDTVVVMDSDLVVLQEASPSDFLDADGRVVCFQRSAPAAEVGGKAVKWNH, from the coding sequence GTGCGCTACACGGGCTGGCACACGCAGCAGATCAGCAAGCTGGCCGCCGCCGCCGAAAGTGTCGTCGACACGGTGGTGGTGATGGATTCGGACCTCGTGGTGCTGCAGGAGGCATCGCCTTCGGATTTCCTCGACGCCGACGGCCGCGTCGTCTGCTTCCAGCGCTCGGCGCCGGCGGCGGAGGTTGGCGGTAAGGCCGTCAAGTGGAATCACTAG
- a CDS encoding dienelactone hydrolase family protein, protein MQYGLKAVDFGRPCTATTGLDRRGFLGASLAGGFALAAGPAAASTIITDTEGLTAGEITIRTDDGEIPAYRAMPETGKDLPLLLVIQEIFGVHEHIRDVCRRYAKQGYYAVAPAMFHRQGDVSGMSDVNTILTEVVAKVPDAQVMADLDATVAQAAATGRVDAERLGVIGFCWGGRTVWLYAHHNPEVAAGVAYYGLVDGMQGEIKPHDPVDIAAELKVPVLGLYAGADEYIQRDALRRMRTELLKSDSGSEIVVFPGVDHGFNADYRPTYDAAAADYARRLARDWLTRHGV, encoded by the coding sequence ATGCAGTACGGCCTGAAGGCCGTGGACTTCGGCAGGCCGTGCACGGCCACGACCGGTCTCGACCGGCGCGGCTTTCTCGGTGCCTCGCTGGCCGGCGGCTTTGCGCTGGCGGCTGGCCCGGCTGCGGCCAGCACCATCATCACGGACACCGAGGGACTGACCGCGGGCGAGATCACCATCCGTACCGACGACGGCGAGATCCCGGCCTACCGCGCCATGCCGGAGACGGGCAAGGATCTGCCGCTGCTGCTGGTGATCCAGGAGATCTTCGGCGTGCATGAGCATATCCGCGACGTCTGCCGCCGCTACGCCAAGCAGGGCTACTACGCGGTGGCGCCGGCGATGTTCCACCGTCAGGGCGATGTCTCCGGCATGAGCGACGTCAACACGATCCTGACCGAGGTCGTCGCCAAGGTGCCGGATGCCCAGGTCATGGCCGACCTCGACGCCACTGTGGCGCAGGCCGCCGCCACCGGCCGGGTGGATGCCGAGCGCCTGGGCGTCATTGGCTTCTGCTGGGGTGGCCGCACCGTCTGGCTCTACGCACATCACAATCCGGAAGTGGCCGCCGGCGTCGCCTATTACGGGCTCGTCGATGGCATGCAGGGCGAGATCAAGCCGCATGATCCGGTCGATATCGCGGCCGAGTTGAAGGTGCCGGTGCTGGGTCTCTACGCCGGCGCCGATGAATACATCCAGCGCGACGCCCTGCGCCGGATGCGCACCGAGCTGCTTAAGTCCGACTCCGGCTCCGAAATCGTGGTCTTCCCGGGAGTCGACCACGGCTTCAACGCGGACTACCGGCCGACCTACGATGCGGCCGCCGCCGACTACGCGCGTCGGCTGGCGCGCGACTGGCTGACGCGGCACGGGGTCTGA